Proteins encoded in a region of the Macrobrachium nipponense isolate FS-2020 chromosome 39, ASM1510439v2, whole genome shotgun sequence genome:
- the LOC135210245 gene encoding epoxide hydrolase 3-like isoform X1 — protein sequence MDAKQIIGLIILRLLSAVIASVVLAGLLFRRWRNGESFFTIKPRPTQPSILNDKKWGTHRYMTLKKQGIRLHYVEKGSSDNPLIVCLHGFPECWFSWRHQLESLSDKYWVVAVDMRGYADSDKPSSKSAYDIELLVEDIREFILGLGQDKCVLMAHDWGGAIAWQLVLRYPELFHAHVSCNGPHPVAFMKVLRKSWKQLFMSWYMVFFQTPYIPELSLRVNDLEMFEKAFRTGQHKEAYPDDVLEAYKYYYAQKGALTPPINYYRNIDFGRGTENIPKVTVPTLIVWGIKDAYLSKEMAILAGAECETSVVKYLDNATHWVQQDEPQHVNSIIREYLASKSL from the exons ATGGACGCAAAACAA ATAATAGGACTGATTATACTGAGACTTCTGTCTGCAGTTATAGCATCGGTAGTCTTGGCAGGCCTGCTCTTTAGAAGGTGGAGAAACGGGGAAAGCTTCTTCACAATCAAGCCTCGACCTACACAACCATCCATCCTCAATGATAAAAAATGGGGTACTCACAGATATATGACTCTAAAG AAGCAAGGAATCCGTCTGCATTATGTTGAGAAAGGCAGCAGTGACAATCCCCTCATCGTATGCCTTCACGGTTTCCCTGAGTGCTGGTTTTCTTGGAGGCATCAACTAGAAAGTCTTTCTGATAAGTACTG GGTGGTAGCTGTGGACATGCGTGGTTACGCCGATTCTGATAAGCCTTCATCCAAGTCTGCCTATGACATCGAACTTTTGGTGGAGGATATAAGGGAATTCATACTTGGCTTGG gtCAAGACAAGTGTGTTCTCATGGCTCACGACTGGGGTGGTGCTATTGCATGGCAGCTTGTTCTGAGATATCCTGAGCTCTTCCATGCTCATGTCAGCTGCAATGGCCCTCATCCTGTAGCATTCATGAAAGTTTTAAGAAAATCGTGGAAACAGCTGTTCATGTCTTG GTACATGGTATTCTTCCAAACTCCATACATCCCAGAGCTTAGCCTGCGCGTTAATGATTTGGAAATGTTCGAGAAAGCTTTCCGTACAGGACAGCACAAAGAAGCTTATCCAGATGATGTCTTAGAAGCTTATAAATACTACTATGCTCAGAAAG GTGCTCTGACACCGCCCATCAATTACTATCGCAACATCGATTTTGGAAGAGGTACAGAGAACATACCCAAGGTCACTGTCCCGACCCTTATCGTATGGGGCATTAAGGATGCATATCTCTCCAAGGAAATGGCGATTTT GGCAGGAGCAGAATGCGAGACCTCTGTCGTCAAGTACTTGGACAACGCCACCCACTGGGTCCAGCAGGATGAGCCTCAGCACGTGAACAGCATCATCAGAGAGTACCTGGCTTCTAAATCACTGTAA
- the LOC135210245 gene encoding epoxide hydrolase 1-like isoform X2, with translation MDAKQIIGLIILRLLSAVIASVVLAGLLFRRWRNGESFFTIKPRPTQPSILNDKKWGTHRYMTLKQGIRLHYVEKGSSDNPLIVCLHGFPECWFSWRHQLESLSDKYWVVAVDMRGYADSDKPSSKSAYDIELLVEDIREFILGLGQDKCVLMAHDWGGAIAWQLVLRYPELFHAHVSCNGPHPVAFMKVLRKSWKQLFMSWYMVFFQTPYIPELSLRVNDLEMFEKAFRTGQHKEAYPDDVLEAYKYYYAQKGALTPPINYYRNIDFGRGTENIPKVTVPTLIVWGIKDAYLSKEMAILAGAECETSVVKYLDNATHWVQQDEPQHVNSIIREYLASKSL, from the exons ATGGACGCAAAACAA ATAATAGGACTGATTATACTGAGACTTCTGTCTGCAGTTATAGCATCGGTAGTCTTGGCAGGCCTGCTCTTTAGAAGGTGGAGAAACGGGGAAAGCTTCTTCACAATCAAGCCTCGACCTACACAACCATCCATCCTCAATGATAAAAAATGGGGTACTCACAGATATATGACTCTAAAG CAAGGAATCCGTCTGCATTATGTTGAGAAAGGCAGCAGTGACAATCCCCTCATCGTATGCCTTCACGGTTTCCCTGAGTGCTGGTTTTCTTGGAGGCATCAACTAGAAAGTCTTTCTGATAAGTACTG GGTGGTAGCTGTGGACATGCGTGGTTACGCCGATTCTGATAAGCCTTCATCCAAGTCTGCCTATGACATCGAACTTTTGGTGGAGGATATAAGGGAATTCATACTTGGCTTGG gtCAAGACAAGTGTGTTCTCATGGCTCACGACTGGGGTGGTGCTATTGCATGGCAGCTTGTTCTGAGATATCCTGAGCTCTTCCATGCTCATGTCAGCTGCAATGGCCCTCATCCTGTAGCATTCATGAAAGTTTTAAGAAAATCGTGGAAACAGCTGTTCATGTCTTG GTACATGGTATTCTTCCAAACTCCATACATCCCAGAGCTTAGCCTGCGCGTTAATGATTTGGAAATGTTCGAGAAAGCTTTCCGTACAGGACAGCACAAAGAAGCTTATCCAGATGATGTCTTAGAAGCTTATAAATACTACTATGCTCAGAAAG GTGCTCTGACACCGCCCATCAATTACTATCGCAACATCGATTTTGGAAGAGGTACAGAGAACATACCCAAGGTCACTGTCCCGACCCTTATCGTATGGGGCATTAAGGATGCATATCTCTCCAAGGAAATGGCGATTTT GGCAGGAGCAGAATGCGAGACCTCTGTCGTCAAGTACTTGGACAACGCCACCCACTGGGTCCAGCAGGATGAGCCTCAGCACGTGAACAGCATCATCAGAGAGTACCTGGCTTCTAAATCACTGTAA